The Thermococcus eurythermalis genomic sequence TTAGATGCAGGAAATTGCTCCGATTCAGCGGTTGCTCCAGTGGAAATTGAAGTCTCGCCAACAATTTTGGCGGGTTCAACGCTCTCTTCCCCAGAAGAAGCCGTGGCAACCCCGCTTTCCACGACATCTCCAGTGGAAATAGAACCCGCATCCTCCGCGAGAACTGCTTCATCAGAAGGAGCGATATCCTCGGGAGAATCCCCTTCAACGGACTCAGAAACGGAGGTCTCGCCAGTTTCAACGACATCTTCAGAGTACCCAACGTCAGCAGGACTTACAGGAGTCTCTTCTGTGGCCTCTTCCGGGGCACTATCATCGGGGCTTCCAGTGGAAACTACGCCCTTCTCCACTAGAAAGTCCATGGCCAGGGCGGAGTCTATGACAAACGTCCCCCTCGCCTTTGCGAACTTTATGAGCTCGGCAAGCGTGAAGTCCCTCTTGTAGTGGGGTTCTAGAAGATAATAGGCTGATGGAGTTATCAGGTAGTTGTTCTTGATTAAATCCTCGACCAGCATCAGAACAACCTCCTCTGCTTGGAAAGGGTGAGGGTGAGGAGGCCTCTAACCTGTTCATCGTGGCGGTAGATGTTCTTAACCATATATGGAGTCACGTTGAGGCGGATTTCCTTCGTCCTGCCGTAGCGGCCCTTGCTGACGACCTTGGCGTTGATGATGCCGAGCATATCGAGCTCGTTGATTAGGTCGCTCACGCGCCTCTGGGTGAGGGGCTCAACATCGAGGTGGTCGCAGAGGGACTTGTAGACGGAGTAAACGTCGCCTGTGTTGGCCGGCAGTTCGCCGTTCTCGTCGAGCATGACTATGGCGTAGAGGAGCACCTTCGAGTGGAGCGGGAGCGTCTTTATGACCTCTTCCATCGTGTCCTGCTCGATCTTCTCCTGCGCCTTCCAGACGTGCCTCTCGGTTACCTTGCTCGCCCCCTCGCGCTCCGCTATCTCTCCGGCCACACGGAGCAGGTCAAGGGCCCTTCTCGCGTCGCCGTGCTCCCTCGCGGCGAGGGCAGCACAGAGCGGGACAACGGCATCGTCAAGAACACCCTCGTAAAAGGCCTCCTCCGCACGCTGCATGAGAATGTCCCTCAGCTGGTTGGCGTCATAAGGCGGGAAAACAACTTCCTCCTCGCTCAGACTCGACAGGACGCGCGCATCGAGGTATTCCTTGAACTTGAGGTCGTTGGAGATTCCGATTATGCTGACCTTCGCCCTTGAGAGCTCGGTGTTGATCCTCGTGAGGGAGTAGAGTATGTCGTCACCGCTCTTCTTGATGAGCTTGTCTATCTCGTCAAGGACTATAATCACGAAGCGCTCCCTCGCGTCTATAACCTCCTTTAGCTTGGCGTAGACCTCATCGGTTGGCCAGCCGACGAGGGGAACCTCCACACCGCTCTCAGCTTTGAAGTGGTTGACTATCCTGGCGAGAACGCGGTAGTGAGTGTCAACAATCTCACAGTTTATGTATATGACCTCAACCGGGATGTTGTACTTCTCGGAGATCTTCTTGAGCTCCTCGGTGACGAACTTCACTGTAACAGTCTTACCGGTTCCAGTCTTGCCGTAAACGAAGACATTAGAAGGAGTCTCACCGCGGAGAACAGGAACAAGGATGTGGGCGAGCTCGTCTATCTGCTCGTGCCTGTGAGGGAGTTCCTTTGGTGTGTAACTATGCCTCAGAACTTCCTTGTTCTTGAAAATCTTCTTGGCGTGGAGGTACTTCTCGAATATTGAAGTCAGGTAGTCGTCCCTGTCTCCCATGGTTCCCATCTCCACCGGAAATTATACTCTCCCATTATAGCACCGCCATAATCGGGCGGACAAGGAAGACATTTCGTCAAAGATACGGGATATTTTTGGATTGTATCTAAGTATTGACCGAGATTTTGAACATACTACCAAATCTCCACCGGAAGCACAGGATACACTGGAAAGCATTGCAGGTGTGGGTGCTGGGGTTTATATACCTTGTTGAGCAGGAAGATGTAAAACAGATATAGGGAAGGATAGGAATTGGCCTCACATATAACTCCTGTCAGACTCCTCGGGAAGCACCTCCGAGAGGAGTGCCAGGGCTTCATTCTTGGACATCCCTACCCTGGAAACCAGGAAGTCAAGGAGCTCTTCCCTGCTCGCGCCGTTGCGAAGCCTCTCGTATACCATAGCAAGCACGCGCTCCCTAAGGAGCTCCTCAAACTCCTCTTCGAGGCCGAGGGCCGAGACCGCAGAGAGGAGGCCAACCAGTAGGGCAGACAGGGCGTCGTTAAACTCATCCTTTTCAAGGCTCGACGTGTCAAGGTCAACCGCGAGGTAAACATCGTCGTTCATCCCCATGAGGAGGAACTTCATGAGGTTGACTTCCGCGTTGAGCTTGAGGAGCGCGTGGTAGACCTTGAGCTTCTCGTCTTTGGTCATGGAGAAAGTCTCAAGGCCCATTGGAACGAGGAGCCTAACAAAGCCGTCTCCAAAGGAGACCATCAACGTAAACGGCATCTTTGGGTGTTCAGCAATGTAGAGTCCCGGTTCAAGCTGCCTGGCCTCCCAGGGCAGGTCAACGATATCGTTTGCATCGTCGCTCCCCGAGCGCAGCCATTCGATTATGGTCTTCTCAATCTCCACAGGAACCACCCTAAGAAATACGATGTGGGGACATTAATGGTTTGCCCTTCCACGAGAAACGGGAAAGTTTAGTGCACAGGTATGTGCACGAAAATTTGCATTTGGAAACACTAAAAAAGATAGGGCCACTTATTTCCACTGAAAGAGAAATGAACATAAATGAACAGCCACAAAAGAGCATTAGTGAACTTTACAATACAAACCAGTTAAATAGAAATCGTTACTATTTTGCAGAAGTTAAACAGCACATATCCCCCCCAGAGTTTCATTTCCACTGGAACCGACTTTTGGAAGCTTCCAATAGAAGACCGTTTGTTTGTTGGTAAAAGCTCCCGTTCTTTTTTTCTGCGCTGGTTTTTATATTTTTCTATGAACATTCGACGAATTTGTCTGGAATTTCAACCAGAATTTCTGAACGACATCATAAACCATGGGAAAACTCACTGAACAACATGATGGCTACATACCTCAAAAATCCATCATCTTGGTGTTTGCATTTAGCCACCCATCTAAACCCGTCCTTTTTCCGAAAGTGGGCTCCAGTGGAAATGAAACTCTGGGGGGTCTTTTCGATGGCCATCGAAAAAGACCTTTATTTCCACTGGAAAAACTGGTCTTTGTAGTATTTTTCTGAACATTTCTGGATAGTTTTGTGGTGGGGGTATATTTTTAAGTTTTGAGTGGAAACCATCATACATGATACCGGTCACCGTCGTGAGGCGGCTTCTCCGCGTGAGGGTCAAAATCAGCCGAAACCGGTTGCTGCAGATAGCCCTCGCCGTGCTGCTGCTTGCCGTGGTGTTTGCCGTTGCATTCGCTTATTTCGAGGGTGTTGACTTCTTCACGGCCTTCTACTGGGCGATTATCACGATGGCCACAATAGGCTACGGCGATGTAACTCCTTCAAGTGCAGGAGGGCGGGTAGTTGCAATGATTGCGTCCGTCGCCGGTATCTCCACTTTCACGGCCCTCGTTTCTCTCCTGGCTGAGAACTTCATCTCTTCGTCCCTGAGGAGGATGATGGGCATGCACCGGGTTAAATACTCCAACCACTACCTCATAATTGGCCAGGGCAGTAGCGTCCCCACCTGTGTTAGCGAGCTTCTGGGTGCGATTGAGCGCGGTGAGCTGAAGCTTGCCCCTATAGTCGTGGTCTTCCCCAGTGAAGAGGAGCGCAGGAAGGTGGAGCTTCCAGAGGAAATAGAAGTTCTCATAGGGGACCCCACCAACAGGGAGACCCTTGAGAGGGCCCGTGTTGAAAAGGCTTCTCACGTAATCTTAGCCCTCGAAGACGACTCAAAGGCCGTCTTTGTTACCCTCATGGTGAAAAGGATGTCAAATGCAAGGGTTCTCGTCGAGGTCCTGAGTGAGGAGAGCGTTGAGCTCCTGAAGGGGGCCGGTGCGGATAGGGTCATCGTGAGCAGGAGCCTGGCAGGAAGGCTTCTCGCGAGTTCTGTCTTCGAGCCTGAGGTTGTTGACGTTATAGACGACATAACGAGCTCGGTTAAGGGCTACGACGTCACCGTGATAGACGGACGGGACTTCTGGGGCAGGCCGTACATAGAAGCCCTCCGCGAGCTCAAGGAGACAAAGGACCTGTTTCTTCTGGGCTACTACTTGGATGGCCCGGTTCTCAATCCCCCGCTCGACGAGCCGATTCCTAAGGGTGCCAGACTGATAGTTCTGAGGAGTTCCATTTCCACTGGAAAATCCTGAGCTCGTGGTCTATCTTTTGTAGTTCTCTTCTTTCTTGGCTTTTCAGTAAAATTCGGGCGTTTATAAAGTTCGTTTTTCGAAACGGGCGAAAATCTTAAAAGATTGCCTCCCCGATTTTTCCGGGAAAAGTTATTTAACCACCGAACTTTACCCCCATTAAGGGTATTCCCGGGTGAGTCTCATGGCGAAGAAGAAGGTTGAAGAGGTTAAAGAGCTTGAGGAGTTCGAGGAGCTTGAAATAGCCGAAAGCTCACCGTCATCGTCCTCAAAGAAGAAGGAAAAAGAAATCAAGACCCTTGAGGATTTGCCTGGCGTTGGTCCTGCCACAGCTGAGAAGCTTCGCGAGGCCGGTTACGACACGATAGAGGCCATAGCCGTCGCCTCACCGCTCGAGCTCAAGGAGATAGCGGGAATAAGCGAAGGTGCCGCGCTCAAGATAATCCAGGCCGCCAGAGAAGCCGCTAACATCGGAACCTTCATGCGCGCCGACGAGTACATGGAGAAGAGGAAGACCATTGGCAGGATTTCCACTGGAAGCAAAGCCCTCGACAAGCTCCTCGGAGGCGGAATAGAGACACAGGCCATAACCGAGGTCTTCGGTGAGTTCGGAAGCGGCAAGTGCTTCGCCAAGGACACTCCAGTCTACTACGAGAACGACACCCTCGTTCACTTCGAGACCATCGGGGAGATGTACGAGAAATACCGGGCTTTGAACGGCGAAGTTCCCTTCGACACTGGCTTTGCGGTTCCACTGGAAACGGTGAGCGTCTACACCTTCGACCCCTCAACTGGGGAAATAAGGCGAACTAAGGCGTCCTACCTGTACCGCGAGAGGGTCAGGAAGATACTTCAGCTCAACCTGTCCCGCGGAAGGACGCTCAGAATAACCGCAGTTCACCCGGTTCTCGTCTTCAGAAACGGCCTTGAGTGGGTTCGCGCCGGGGAGCTCAGGGAGGGCGACGTTATAGTTGGCGTTCGCAAGGTTCCAGCGAATTCAAAGAAGGTGCCTGATGAGAGGGCCTATTTCCTCGGCCTCTTCGTTGCGGAGGGGACGTCGAACCCGCTCTCAATAACGACGGCCTCTGAAGGACTCAGGGATTTCGTAGTTGAATTCATCAAGCGCCATGACGGTTACGAACCCAGGGTTGAAGTTAGGCGCGGCCTCTACAGGATACTCCTCCGCAAGAAAACAGCCGAGTGGCTCGGGGAACTCTCCACTTCGAACGCTCAAAGCAAAGCAGTTCCGGAAAAAATACTCAACGGTGACGAAGACGCGATAGTGAGCTTCCTTGCGGGCTATCTCGACGGGGACGGCCACGTTGCAAAATCCCACGTTGAATTCTTAACGAAGAGCAGAAACCTTGCAGATGGCCTGGTTTTCCTGCTGAAGCGCCTTGGCATCTCGCCTGCGGTCTCTGAGAAGGAAATCAACGGTGAAGTCTATCACCGGATTTTCATAACCGGCGAGGACAGGGCTTCATTCAGCCCGGTCCTTAAGGTTTCTCTGCTCAAGAACTCGGAGCTTCCGGACGGTGGCGTTGGAAGGTATCCACCTGTCGTTGCCCGGTACCTGGCCGCTCTTTACGGGCACTTCAGACTGCCTAAGAGGGACAACGAAACCTCCTACCACATACTAACTCGCAGTAAGAACGTCTGGTTCACAGAGGCAACCCTAGAAAGGGTCGCCGACTACTTCAGGGACGCTCTCAATAGACTGGAACTCGCAAAGAACGCGATTGAAAATGGGGAGAAACCGGAACTTCCGTTCCCGTGGACAGCCCTTAGAAAGCACGGTTTCACCGAGAGACAGATTGCCAACTATCGCACCAGAGGGCTTCCGAAGCGCGAGCCGCTGAGGGGCAAAGTAGTCTCCGCCCTCCTGCGTGAGATTGAGGAGCACGAGAAGATAGCCAGGAAGGCCCTTGAGTTCATTGAACTCGTCAAAAAGCTTGAGTTCTACGAGGTTAAGTCCGTTGAGCTCATCGACTACAACGACTGGGTTTACGACCTTGTCGTTCCGGAGACCCACAACTTCATAGCACCAAACGGCCTCGTTCTTCACAACACTCAGCTCGCGCACACCCTCGCCGTCATGGTCCAGAAGCCGCCTGAGGAGGGCGGGCTCGGCGGCTCCGTAATCTGGATTGACACCGAGAACACCTTCAGGCCCGAGAGGATAAGGCAGATAGCCGAGGCCCGCGGTTTGGACCCCGACGAGACGCTCAAGAACATCTACGTTGCGCGCGCTTTCAACAGCAACCACCAGATGCTCCTCGTCGAGAGGGCCGAGGAGATAATCAAGGAGAAGGCAGCCACCGACAGGCCGGTTAAGTTACTCGTCGTTGACTCTCTCATGGCCCACTTCAGGAGCGAGTACGTGGGCAGGGGAACCCTCGCCGAGAGACAGCAGAAGCTGGCGAAGCACCTCTCCGACCTGCACCGCCTGGCGGACCTCTACGACATAGCGGTCTTCGTGACCAACCAGGTGCAGGCGAAGCCTGATGCCTTCTTCGGCGACCCGACGAGGCCCGTCGGTGGCCACATCTTGGCCCACAGCGCGACGCTCAGAATCTACCTAAGGAAGGGCAAGGCAGGAAAGCGCGTCGCCAGGCTCATAGACAGCCCGCACCTGCCCGAGGGCGAGGCCGTCTTCAGGATTACAGAGAAGGGAGTTGAGGATTAATCTTTTTAATCCCCTCCCCAACTCTCCTCATGCCCAAGGTTGAGCTCAGGGAGAACCCATCTCCAGAGGAAATAAAACTCCTCGTCGATTCGGCCGTTTCCTCCGAGGGAGTGCTTACAATCTTCGCCCGCTGTCGGGTCCACTACGACGGCAGGGCCAAAAGCGAACTCGGCCCCGGTGACAGGGTTATAATCGTCAAGCCCGACGGCTCTTTCTTGATACACCAGAAGGAGAAGCGCGAGCCGGTCAACTGGCAACCTCCTGGGAGCGTTGTCAGGCTGGAGCTCCGCGAAAAGCCCGTCCTCGTCTCGGTCAGGAGGAAGCCGAGGGAAACGCTGGAGGTTGAGCTTGAGGAAGTTTACCTAATCACCGTCTTCCATGCAGAGGACTACGAGGAGCTCGCTTTGACGGGTAGCGAGGCCGAGATGGCCGAGCTCATCTTTGAGAACCCCGAAGTTATAGAGCCCGGCTTTAAGCCCCTCTACCGCGAGAAACCGATTAAGCACGGCATCGTTGATGTCCTCGGCGTTGACAGGGACGGGAACCTCGTCGTCCTTGAGCTCAAGCGCAGGAGGGCAGACCTCCATGCTGTCAGTCAGCTCAAGCGCTACGTTGAGACGCTCCGCGAGGAGCACGAGAACGTCAGGGGAATCCTCGTTGCCCCGTCACTCACCTCCGGGGCCAAGAAACTCCTTGAAAAAGAGGGCCTCGAGTTCAGGAAGCTCGAACCCCCGAAAAGGGACAGGAAATCGAGGGGGAAACAGCTGAAGCTGTTTTAACCCATGTTCATCTCGTGCGGGAACAGTTCTCTCACCTTCGCGACCAGGATTCTTTCCCTTCTCTCGACTTCAACGACCCTTCCGAGCCCAAAGAGCTTTACCTTTGCCCTGCAGACCGTTATCTCGCGCTCGTCGCTTTCCTCCCATGGAACCCTCATTTCGAGCTGCTTTGCCTCAATGAGGTCTGCGAGCAGGCCTTCCGTCCCGGTGGAGACGTCCTCAATGGGGTCGTAGGTCAGGAACAGTTTGAGGGCCTCGTCCATTGCCTTTTCCACTGCTAAAACGTTCCTGGCGCTCCTGAGCTCTATCGTTCTGTAGGGGTTCCTTAGGAGTTCGTCCAGCACTCGTCTCGCAATGCCGCCGAGGATTACCGCTCTCATCTGCACCACCTCACAGGTAGAGGCTCTCGTACTGCTTCATCTCCTTCTTCCTTGCCTCCTCCATCTGCTCGTGCATCTTTCTGAGCTGCTCCTCTATCATCTCCGCCTCCTTGATGAGAGGTTCGGTTGAGACGTCAATCGGCGTGAGCTTCTTGAGTACCTCGATGACGTTGGCCGCTGCCCTCGGGTCTGGCCTGTCGCCGAAGGTCTCGCCCAGGAGCGCATATGCGTCGAGGCCCCTTCTGCTCGCCTCCCAGAGGAGCTTTCCGCTCATGCCCATTATCGAGCCGTACTGGAGTATCTTCACGCCGAGGTTTTCAAGCTCTTTGTTGAGCTCCTCGCGCGCCCCGACGCCCCACACTTCCATCTTCTCCTTGAAGAAGCCTATCCCTATTCCGCCGATTGAGATTACCTTTTGGGCGTTCATCTCCTTGAGGTAGCTCGCGAGCTCTTTGGCTATCTCGTTGACGAGGGTCGGCGGGATGTATATGTCGGCCACTGCGAGGATTATGTTGTCCTTCCCGTAGAACCTGAGCGGTGGGTTGGGCTTCCCTTCGAGGATGAGCGCCATTGGTGGAAGGAACGGGCTCTCAACGTAGCCTATCATATCCATTCCAAGCTCCTTCGCCAGGAAGTTGCCCGCTATGTGGCCGACGAGGCCTATCCCTGGGTATCCTTCGATGAGAATGGGGTTCCTTATCTCCGGCAGAACGATCTTTACCGGCTTCTCGTTCTCCATGCTCTCACCCCCACAACTGATTTAGTTCCCAAAGGTTATTAAATTTTCGTTCATTCGGTGCGGGCTTCATTTCCACTGGAAAAGCAACCCTTATATGTAAGGGGCGCGCAGTTTACACGGTGATGACCATGCCGAAGATAGGCATCATAGGCGGTTCGGGCGTTTACGGCGTCTTTGAGCCGAAGGAAACTGTAAAAGTTCACACCCCCTACGGGAGGCCCTCCGCTCCGGTGGAAATCGGCGAAATCGAGAGCGTTGAGGTGGCATTCATACCGAGGCACGGCAAGCACCACGAGTTCCCGCCGCACGAGGTTCCCTACAGGGCGAACATCTGGGCCCTCAAGGAGCTCGGCGTCGAGAGGGTTATTGGCGTCACCGCCGTCGGCTCGCTCCGCGAGGAGTACAAGCCCGGCGACATCGTCATAACCGACCAGTTCATCGACTTCACCAAAAAGCGGGACTACACCTTCTACAACGGGCCGAGGGTTGCCCACGTTTCCATGGCCGACCCCTTCTGCCCTGAGATGAGGAAGATATTCTACGAGACTGCAAAAGAACTCGGCTTCCCCGTCCACGAGAAGGGCACCTACGTCTGCATCGAGGGGCCGAGGTTCTCAACCCGCGCCGAGAGCTTCATGTTCAGGCAGTACGCCCACATCATTGGCATGACGCTCGTCCCGGAGATAAACCTCGCCCGCGAGCTCGGAATGTGCTACGTGAACATCGCAACAGTTACGGACTACGACGTCTGGGCCGAGAAGCCAGTTGATGCACAGGAAGTCCTCAAGGTCATGGCCGAGAACAACTACAAGGTTCAGGAGCTCCTCAAGAAGGGCATCCCGAAGATTCCGGAGGAGAGGAAGTGCGGCTGCGCCGACGTGCTTAAGAGTATGTTCGTGTGATGTGTGGCACGGTCTCTTCATCATATCTCTTTTACCGTTCTTTTTACTACTGCCTGTTGGTGCGCTTTTAAACTTGGATAATCTCTCCTAATGGTCGTCGAACAAACTGCGAGTAAAGTCTTTTACCCAACTCTTGAAAAAAACAGACACACCATGGTAAAGAGTAAAGCTTAAATATGAGTTTGTCTTCATTAATATTGGTGATGGCCGTGAAGCGGCTTGTGGGCATCTTGCTCGTCTTCCTCGTGCTTGGTCTGACGACCAGCTCAGCTATGGCTGCGTCAAACGTTGCGCCAGAGTCAACTCCGAGTGTTCCTCAAACCTCTAAATGCCCCTGTTGCTCCGGGAACGTGAGCCTGCCGAGGAATCTTAGAGTGCAGGAACTTAGGGGGCCAACAGCGTATCTAATGGTCTTAAGGGTTTTCAATGCTAAAGATTCAACAATGCTGAGAGAGCACTTGCAGGATCAAAACCTTGTGCCGATGTATGAAAAAGCTACCGTTTTGGTAGTGAAGTACAATGGAACAACGACAGAAATAGTTAAGGTGCCGCTGATTGGATCCACCAGTGTAGGGCAACTGGTGTATGTCCAGAACAAATATGGCTCTGCGTTAGCGCTGGGCAGATATGTATTAGGATCCCATGAAATAGAGGTTTATACTGTGAATACCAACGGGGATATTCATAGGGAGGTTCGTCCGCTGGGATTTTGGGGATCTTTGAAATGTTTCATCTGTGAATATGTGGCTGATGCTGTGATAAAGTTGGGAGGAGCTGCTGCATGTACTGGAGTATGTGGGACGGCGTGTCTAATGTCCACTCCAATTCCGGGTGCAGTGGCAGCATGCCTTTCCACGTGCTTTCCGATTTGTAGTGTTGTAAGTGGGATTGTAGTTGAGTATCTAAAATACAAGAAGTACATAAGCTCTCATGAAGTATGTAAAAAAGCAGGATATTGTTGAGGGAGGAGTTACGATGGCTCCATCTAAAATTCTTCAATCGAAACTTTTTATATATCTTTCTGAGATTATTTTAGATGAATTTTGTATATCTCTTATCATGACCATGGCCATATTTTCCGCTTTAAAAGGAAGTCCTTTAATAGCAGCTGTGATATCTGCCCTTGTCTTAATGGTTTACCTATTGTTGATTCGGAGGAGTATTCATTATAAAAAACGGAAGTTATGGCTCTTG encodes the following:
- a CDS encoding ORC1-type DNA replication protein, with amino-acid sequence MGDRDDYLTSIFEKYLHAKKIFKNKEVLRHSYTPKELPHRHEQIDELAHILVPVLRGETPSNVFVYGKTGTGKTVTVKFVTEELKKISEKYNIPVEVIYINCEIVDTHYRVLARIVNHFKAESGVEVPLVGWPTDEVYAKLKEVIDARERFVIIVLDEIDKLIKKSGDDILYSLTRINTELSRAKVSIIGISNDLKFKEYLDARVLSSLSEEEVVFPPYDANQLRDILMQRAEEAFYEGVLDDAVVPLCAALAAREHGDARRALDLLRVAGEIAEREGASKVTERHVWKAQEKIEQDTMEEVIKTLPLHSKVLLYAIVMLDENGELPANTGDVYSVYKSLCDHLDVEPLTQRRVSDLINELDMLGIINAKVVSKGRYGRTKEIRLNVTPYMVKNIYRHDEQVRGLLTLTLSKQRRLF
- a CDS encoding DNA-binding protein gives rise to the protein MVPVEIEKTIIEWLRSGSDDANDIVDLPWEARQLEPGLYIAEHPKMPFTLMVSFGDGFVRLLVPMGLETFSMTKDEKLKVYHALLKLNAEVNLMKFLLMGMNDDVYLAVDLDTSSLEKDEFNDALSALLVGLLSAVSALGLEEEFEELLRERVLAMVYERLRNGASREELLDFLVSRVGMSKNEALALLSEVLPEESDRSYM
- a CDS encoding potassium channel family protein; translated protein: MIPVTVVRRLLRVRVKISRNRLLQIALAVLLLAVVFAVAFAYFEGVDFFTAFYWAIITMATIGYGDVTPSSAGGRVVAMIASVAGISTFTALVSLLAENFISSSLRRMMGMHRVKYSNHYLIIGQGSSVPTCVSELLGAIERGELKLAPIVVVFPSEEERRKVELPEEIEVLIGDPTNRETLERARVEKASHVILALEDDSKAVFVTLMVKRMSNARVLVEVLSEESVELLKGAGADRVIVSRSLAGRLLASSVFEPEVVDVIDDITSSVKGYDVTVIDGRDFWGRPYIEALRELKETKDLFLLGYYLDGPVLNPPLDEPIPKGARLIVLRSSISTGKS
- the radA gene encoding DNA repair and recombination protein RadA, yielding MAKKKVEEVKELEEFEELEIAESSPSSSSKKKEKEIKTLEDLPGVGPATAEKLREAGYDTIEAIAVASPLELKEIAGISEGAALKIIQAAREAANIGTFMRADEYMEKRKTIGRISTGSKALDKLLGGGIETQAITEVFGEFGSGKCFAKDTPVYYENDTLVHFETIGEMYEKYRALNGEVPFDTGFAVPLETVSVYTFDPSTGEIRRTKASYLYRERVRKILQLNLSRGRTLRITAVHPVLVFRNGLEWVRAGELREGDVIVGVRKVPANSKKVPDERAYFLGLFVAEGTSNPLSITTASEGLRDFVVEFIKRHDGYEPRVEVRRGLYRILLRKKTAEWLGELSTSNAQSKAVPEKILNGDEDAIVSFLAGYLDGDGHVAKSHVEFLTKSRNLADGLVFLLKRLGISPAVSEKEINGEVYHRIFITGEDRASFSPVLKVSLLKNSELPDGGVGRYPPVVARYLAALYGHFRLPKRDNETSYHILTRSKNVWFTEATLERVADYFRDALNRLELAKNAIENGEKPELPFPWTALRKHGFTERQIANYRTRGLPKREPLRGKVVSALLREIEEHEKIARKALEFIELVKKLEFYEVKSVELIDYNDWVYDLVVPETHNFIAPNGLVLHNTQLAHTLAVMVQKPPEEGGLGGSVIWIDTENTFRPERIRQIAEARGLDPDETLKNIYVARAFNSNHQMLLVERAEEIIKEKAATDRPVKLLVVDSLMAHFRSEYVGRGTLAERQQKLAKHLSDLHRLADLYDIAVFVTNQVQAKPDAFFGDPTRPVGGHILAHSATLRIYLRKGKAGKRVARLIDSPHLPEGEAVFRITEKGVED
- the nucS gene encoding endonuclease NucS; this encodes MPKVELRENPSPEEIKLLVDSAVSSEGVLTIFARCRVHYDGRAKSELGPGDRVIIVKPDGSFLIHQKEKREPVNWQPPGSVVRLELREKPVLVSVRRKPRETLEVELEEVYLITVFHAEDYEELALTGSEAEMAELIFENPEVIEPGFKPLYREKPIKHGIVDVLGVDRDGNLVVLELKRRRADLHAVSQLKRYVETLREEHENVRGILVAPSLTSGAKKLLEKEGLEFRKLEPPKRDRKSRGKQLKLF
- a CDS encoding DUF473 family protein; amino-acid sequence: MRAVILGGIARRVLDELLRNPYRTIELRSARNVLAVEKAMDEALKLFLTYDPIEDVSTGTEGLLADLIEAKQLEMRVPWEESDEREITVCRAKVKLFGLGRVVEVERRERILVAKVRELFPHEMNMG
- a CDS encoding proteasome assembly chaperone family protein; this encodes MENEKPVKIVLPEIRNPILIEGYPGIGLVGHIAGNFLAKELGMDMIGYVESPFLPPMALILEGKPNPPLRFYGKDNIILAVADIYIPPTLVNEIAKELASYLKEMNAQKVISIGGIGIGFFKEKMEVWGVGAREELNKELENLGVKILQYGSIMGMSGKLLWEASRRGLDAYALLGETFGDRPDPRAAANVIEVLKKLTPIDVSTEPLIKEAEMIEEQLRKMHEQMEEARKKEMKQYESLYL
- a CDS encoding S-methyl-5'-thioadenosine phosphorylase codes for the protein MPKIGIIGGSGVYGVFEPKETVKVHTPYGRPSAPVEIGEIESVEVAFIPRHGKHHEFPPHEVPYRANIWALKELGVERVIGVTAVGSLREEYKPGDIVITDQFIDFTKKRDYTFYNGPRVAHVSMADPFCPEMRKIFYETAKELGFPVHEKGTYVCIEGPRFSTRAESFMFRQYAHIIGMTLVPEINLARELGMCYVNIATVTDYDVWAEKPVDAQEVLKVMAENNYKVQELLKKGIPKIPEERKCGCADVLKSMFV